From the Paraflavitalea soli genome, the window TCTGTTAAATCAGAAGTATAGTTGTCCGGATTTTGTAATTTCAGACCCCGACGATTATAAAGAACGCGTCTCCACCAATGAACCCCCACCTTGCACTGAGCCTGATCCTGATAGTACTGCTTTCCTGCAAAGAGCAACAAGCACCCCAAGCGCTTGCAGCTAATGCTGCTGATACGGTAAAGGCCGTCGCTGTCATAGATTCCACAGCTCCTTTGGTAGAAGATACTGCCCATCCTGCTGATCCCGTTGAACGAACGGAGTTTTTTGCCGATAGTCTGCATATCGGTAAAAGAGGACTCAACAAGATTGAGTTATCATTATATAGTTCGGCTGACACCAGCTATGCGGTCATTCAATTCTTTTCCAAACAAAGCAACAAGTGGGTCTTGAAAAATGAATACCAATATGAGAGGCGGGCGGCTATATCATGTGATCCAAAACTAAGCGACTTTAACAATGACGGACTAAAGGACTTTACTTATATTTCTATGGAGGCTGCCAGGGGCGCCAACGAAGTAAGGCGGCTATTTATCTATGATAAAGCCAGGGACATGCTGATCAGTATGCAGAATGCGGAAGATTATCCCAATATGCAATACAATAAAGAACTGAACTGTATCGATGCTTTTTTGGTGTATGGCGGTTGTTCGACCATGTTTTTGCGCATTAAAGGGGATAGTCTAAAACCATTTGCCCGTGTTGAATTGGTTGATGGCCTGACGGTATCTACGTATGACAAGCAGGGCAAGGAAAAGATCATCTTTCAGGACAGTACCGAAAAAGCTGTTTATGTAAGGTATAAGAATTATAAGCCGCTGAAAGTGTATTAAGAGTATTAAAAGGCAACAGCACTATTATGAATTTTAAATATATACCAACTGATAAAGCCTTCATCAATGAAGTTGCGTTAACATTTAAGGAAAGCCGTGACTTGATAAGGGCAAAGCTGGGAGGAAAACATTCAGTAGCCGACCAGCTGACAGGACTGGTAACTCGGGATGGCAAGCCTATAAACCTCCGGCGTGACATTTATCAAGACAAGCAACCGGCAGGGTGTTTTTTCTTTTTGAATTATAATGAAGATGACCAACTTAGGGACATAGAGGTGCACAGGTGTAAACAGATACAGGTTTTTGATACCCTGTTTGGATTTGATGACAAGATTGATTTTATAGCTGGCCAATTATCGCATATGACCCTTGAACAAATAGAAAAATACTGGACTGATCGTTCCCTTAAGCTTAATAAATACCAACTTTCGCAGTTGAATATCCCCCGGCTCCTTAGCACTACAAAAGATTACCTGATTTATGGTGGTTTACCAGACAGTTGTGCACCGGGACTCTCTTTCGAAGCTTGCGTGTTTGAAGTTATCCCTTCCCCAAATGAGGTATTTAATATTGACCTTGATGAACTGGACGACTACCTGATGATAGGAAGTAATGACAGTGGCGACCCGATATGCATAGACCTCATCCATGAAAATGAAGTCGTTTTCCTAAATCATGACAACGACTTTGAAAGCGTTTTCATGAATAGTTCCATTCAGCAATTGGTTGAGTGCATGATCAGGTACAATGATTTCAATGCTTCTTTAAACCCAAGGTTCGAAAACAATACCTTTCTTCAAAATAGGTTTACGGACAATGAATTTGCGACGTTTTGTAATGATCTTCAACTAATTGATCTCAAAAGCCTGCTGGATAACAGCTTCTGGAAAACAGCGTCTGACTGCTTTCTCCTGGAAAGAGACAATCAATAATGACAGGCCGGCACCACCTGCCAACCTTCTACCAACCTGGCCTCAACTATGTACCATCCATGTGTCAAATGGGGGTGTTCTCCAATGAACGGTACATGTTTGACACATGGTTCACACATGGATGAGCAAAATTTGAGGCCACATTGACAGTCAACGGCCGCCAGTTGGCCTACTGAGCGTCTACGGATTGCCTACGCTCTTAGGAACACTGGCCTCTTTTCATTGAGCGGTCAGGCAATACGTAGGTAATGCGTAGGTAATGCGTTCCCAATCTGGGACAAGACTGGCTGCTTTCCCCTATGGTCATATGCACTCACCATCACAAAGCTCTGTAAACGCATTTTAAGACCGCTTAAAGACAGGATCGGCTATCGTAAGTGTAGATGCTTGCTTAAATTGAAGTCGGCCGGAAATGGGCTGTAATGAGGTCTACGAAAGTGTGTACAGAAAACGCAATGAATTGTTGTATGTGCATGTGTATGGGGTACACAATTACAGGCTACGCAGCTTCTTTTGGATCGCCTGCCGCTCGGCATCTGTGCGGGCCAGCAGCAGCGCCTGCTGGAAATATTGCAGGGATTTGGCCTGGTCAATACCGGTATACAATTCACCCAGCAACAGGTAATAGAAGTGATGGTTGGTGAGCTGCAGTTTCTCTGCTTCAACGATCGCCGCCTCCCTGCCATTGGCCTTGGATAGTGCATAGGTGCGGTTGAGAGCAGCGATGGGAGAGTACTCTATTTGCAGAAGTTGGTTGTACAATTGTAAAATGCTTTCCCATTTTTCTTTACTGTCGTCCTTGCGGGTATTCCAGTAAGCAATACCCGCTTCCAGGTGGTATTGGGAAAGAGTAGGACCACTGGCGGCACAATGCAGAAAATATCCACCCTTGCTGATGAGGTCGGTATTCCACAGGTTGGTATCCTGCTCATCATACAGGATCAATTCTCCCGCAGCATTGAGGCGTGCATCAAACCTGGAAGCGTGAAAACACATCAATGAAAGCAGGGCATTTACTGCCGGCCTGTTGGTGGGAGGATGTTCCACCAGCATGGTGCACAAGCGCATGGCCTCATAGCAAAGCTCCTTACGCAAGGTATTGGTTGGCCCCAGGGAATAATAACCTTCATTGAACAACAGGTAGATGGTTTTCAATACGGTGGTCAGCCGGGTGTCGATAGCCGCCGGCGCGGGAAGAGCTATCGGGATATTGGCCTCGCGCAGTTTTTCCCGGGCCCGGAACAAGCGCTTGTTGATGGTTTCCTTATTGGTAAGGAATGCATCGGCAATCTCTTCGATGCCAAAGCCGCAAAGAATGCGCAGGGACAAACCGATCTGGGATTCAACGGGAATAGACGGGTGACAAATAGCAAACATCATCTGCAGCTGGCTGTCATTGATATTCTCGGGTGAGAGGTCAATATCCAGCTCCTGGGAGCCTTCTCCGCCGGTTTTAAGATCAGGAGCGATCTTCTTATCAAACAAGGCATCACGCTGAACATGATTCCTGGCTTTGTTCTTCGCTACATTGTACAGCCAGGCCACCGGATTTTGCGGAATGCCTTTGATACCCCAGGTCTGCGCCGCTGTGAGAAAGGTGTCGCTGGCCAGGTCTTCGGCAGTTTCTATGTGGGCAAATCCGAAATGCCGGCAAAGCACGGATACGATCTTCCGGTATTCCGTCCTGAATAAATGGGGTATCAGCTGGCCATTGTCCATCCGTGGTCTTATCTGGTATTGTCTACTTTCACCACCTTTCTTACTTCCACACTGTTGCCTTCACCCTGTAAAATAGGACAGGCCCTTGCCATGGTGGCGGCTTCCTCAAAGCTATCAGCTTTTACAATGATGAAGCCGGCAATGGATTCTTTTATCTCCGCAAATGGGCCATCGGTCATCACGTTGTTTGCTTTGAGCACTTTGCCTTCGGTAGACAGACCGGTGCCGCCGCCAAATTTGTTCTGTGCCGCAATGCCGCCTACCCAGTCCTGGTACTGCTTCATGTATACCTGCATTTGCTCGGGCGAAGGCTGTGCCTCTTTCGTGAGCAGGTCCAGACGCATCAATAATAAATATTCATCCATGGTGATATTTTTACAGCAGTAACCAACTGGTATTCACCAGCTGGCCACTGCTTATGAAAGGTAAATGTAAGTTAGTTTTCTTTCGGCTGGTAGGTAAGGAGGATGGTGCCGCTCTTGAATACCCGGTGGCTGGTGAGCTGCAGGTTCAGCTGGTGGCCGATGCCTTCCAGGATGGGCGTACCTTCACCAAGGGCCACGGGATCGATCATGAACTGGAAGTTATCCACCAGTCCGGCAGTGGCCAGCTGGGCCAATATGCTGCCGCTGCCCAGGATGGTCATGTCTTTGGAGGACTCCAGCTTCAGCTTTTTGACGGCATCCTCTATATGATCTTTAATGATCCGTGTATTGTTCCAGTCTGCTTTTTTGAGTGTACGGGAGAAAACGATCTTCTCCGATGCATTCATGCCTTTGGCCACTTCGGGCATGGCCTGCAGGGCCTGCGGCGTGGGCCAAAACCCTGCCATCATATCGTAAGTCGTACGGCCAAACAGGAGGATGCTGCCGGATTGAGCGCCTTCTTTGGCATACTCACTTTCTTCGCTGTTGGGGTTATGGCTATGCCAGCTGGTATCTTCGTCCGCCCCCTTATAAAAGCCATTGAGGGTGATGAACTGGAAGGAGGATAACTTGCCCATGTTATTGGTTTTAATTGTTACGGAAACGTATGAATACAACCATAACAAATGAGGTGCCCGCGATTGGACAGGGCAGGCAAGGTATTTTCCGGACCAGGGTTTAAATACTAATAGGTACCTACTTCAATTGGCTGTTCATCAACTGCCTGCAACAGTCTTTTCTTCCATTTGTTTAACTCTGCTTCCCGCGCTTCGGGCGACAGGCGGGCCGGTCCATATACAATATGCGGGTGCAGCACGCTCCAGCCGGTAAAGCCAAAAATGCCCCGGTGAATGGGTTTGAGCATATTGATGATATCGCCATTGAAGCCATCTTTCAGGTAAGCGCCT encodes:
- a CDS encoding dihydrofolate reductase family protein; the protein is MGKLSSFQFITLNGFYKGADEDTSWHSHNPNSEESEYAKEGAQSGSILLFGRTTYDMMAGFWPTPQALQAMPEVAKGMNASEKIVFSRTLKKADWNNTRIIKDHIEDAVKKLKLESSKDMTILGSGSILAQLATAGLVDNFQFMIDPVALGEGTPILEGIGHQLNLQLTSHRVFKSGTILLTYQPKEN
- a CDS encoding RNA polymerase sigma factor, with product MDNGQLIPHLFRTEYRKIVSVLCRHFGFAHIETAEDLASDTFLTAAQTWGIKGIPQNPVAWLYNVAKNKARNHVQRDALFDKKIAPDLKTGGEGSQELDIDLSPENINDSQLQMMFAICHPSIPVESQIGLSLRILCGFGIEEIADAFLTNKETINKRLFRAREKLREANIPIALPAPAAIDTRLTTVLKTIYLLFNEGYYSLGPTNTLRKELCYEAMRLCTMLVEHPPTNRPAVNALLSLMCFHASRFDARLNAAGELILYDEQDTNLWNTDLISKGGYFLHCAASGPTLSQYHLEAGIAYWNTRKDDSKEKWESILQLYNQLLQIEYSPIAALNRTYALSKANGREAAIVEAEKLQLTNHHFYYLLLGELYTGIDQAKSLQYFQQALLLARTDAERQAIQKKLRSL
- a CDS encoding YciI family protein, whose amino-acid sequence is MDEYLLLMRLDLLTKEAQPSPEQMQVYMKQYQDWVGGIAAQNKFGGGTGLSTEGKVLKANNVMTDGPFAEIKESIAGFIIVKADSFEEAATMARACPILQGEGNSVEVRKVVKVDNTR